A single genomic interval of Agarivorans aestuarii harbors:
- the hupA gene encoding nucleoid-associated protein HU-alpha, which produces MNKTELIDAIAEKADLSKAQAKLALETTLGAVTDALKEGDQVQLIGFGTFKVNHRAARTGRNPQTGAEIQIAAANVPAFVAGKALKDAVK; this is translated from the coding sequence ATGAACAAAACTGAACTAATTGATGCTATTGCTGAAAAAGCTGACCTATCTAAAGCTCAAGCTAAACTAGCACTAGAAACAACTTTAGGTGCAGTAACTGACGCGCTTAAAGAAGGCGACCAAGTTCAGCTAATCGGCTTTGGTACATTCAAAGTTAATCATCGTGCAGCGCGCACTGGTCGCAATCCTCAGACTGGCGCTGAGATTCAAATTGCAGCAGCCAATGTACCTGCCTTTGTAGCTGGTAAAGCATTAAAAGACGCTGTTAAATAG
- a CDS encoding DUF4177 domain-containing protein, with protein MKREIMAYKEYKVLAITEGALGTLFLGASGMPLQKVEATLNKEAANGWQLVFQVIENRRFWLFWSRETVIVTLGR; from the coding sequence ATGAAGAGAGAAATTATGGCGTATAAAGAATACAAAGTTTTAGCAATTACCGAGGGCGCCCTAGGCACCTTATTTTTGGGAGCTTCCGGCATGCCTCTACAAAAAGTAGAAGCCACACTGAATAAAGAAGCGGCCAATGGTTGGCAGTTAGTATTCCAAGTTATCGAGAATCGTCGTTTTTGGCTCTTTTGGAGCCGCGAGACGGTGATTGTCACTTTAGGACGCTAA
- a CDS encoding carbohydrate ABC transporter permease encodes MTSSSSNKSPENAVNSASELTAGKRLRASDVAPWMFLGPALIIFSIYVLFPVLQSIWLSFFEWDGLGEKTFIGFGNYVELFDSDQFWTALTNNIMWMVLFMLAPPMGLAIALFLNQQVYGIRLVKALFFFPFVISQVVVGLVFSWFYDPSFGVLNSVITFFGGDPVSILADEDLVTYGIIAAGLWPQIAYCMILYLTGLNNLNHEQLEAARLDNAKGWKMLWYIVLPQLRPATFIAIVVTVIGALRSFDLVATMTAGGPWGSSTVLAYMMYEESIFNYRMGYGAAVAVVLFLIMDIYIAYFLWRMIRSEK; translated from the coding sequence ATGACGTCGAGTTCTTCAAATAAATCTCCAGAAAATGCCGTAAATTCGGCTTCTGAGTTAACTGCGGGTAAACGATTACGCGCTAGTGATGTCGCACCTTGGATGTTTTTGGGTCCGGCATTAATCATTTTTTCCATTTATGTGCTTTTTCCAGTGCTGCAAAGTATCTGGCTAAGCTTTTTCGAATGGGATGGTCTAGGTGAAAAGACGTTTATTGGTTTTGGTAACTATGTTGAATTGTTCGACAGCGATCAGTTTTGGACAGCCTTAACCAACAACATTATGTGGATGGTGTTGTTTATGTTGGCGCCGCCCATGGGCTTAGCTATTGCACTATTTCTTAACCAGCAGGTTTATGGAATTCGCCTGGTAAAAGCTTTGTTCTTTTTCCCCTTTGTTATTTCGCAAGTTGTTGTAGGTTTGGTGTTCTCTTGGTTCTACGACCCAAGCTTTGGTGTTTTGAATAGTGTGATCACTTTCTTTGGTGGCGATCCAGTTTCTATTCTAGCCGACGAAGACTTAGTTACTTACGGCATTATCGCCGCCGGGCTTTGGCCGCAAATCGCTTACTGCATGATCTTGTACCTTACAGGCCTCAATAACCTCAATCATGAGCAGCTAGAAGCGGCACGTTTAGACAATGCCAAGGGCTGGAAAATGTTGTGGTACATCGTATTACCGCAATTAAGGCCTGCCACCTTTATTGCCATTGTGGTAACCGTGATTGGCGCACTGCGTTCATTCGACTTAGTGGCCACTATGACCGCGGGTGGTCCGTGGGGCAGCTCAACAGTATTAGCATACATGATGTATGAAGAATCAATTTTCAATTATCGCATGGGTTACGGCGCAGCGGTGGCTGTAGTGCTATTTTTAATTATGGATATCTATATCGCTTACTTCTTGTGGCGGATGATAAGGAGTGAGAAATAA
- a CDS encoding ABC transporter substrate-binding protein, which yields MMSKLKQCGQALALATLIGGYANAGELIINSDASDPAPKAAFAEIIAEFEKEYPDIKVKYNLYDHEAYKTTIRNWLVTSPPDVVHWYAGNRMKAFVDKGLFEDVSDLWQQNDMAADFATAAPAMTIDGKQWGVPYTYYQWGIYYRKDIFEKYDIEEPYLWEELVEASKILKENGVAPIAIGTKYLWTAAGWFDYMNLRVNGLDFHMELMDGKVPYTDPRVVKTMEKWKEMIEPGYFLENHASYSWQEAQPFLYNGDAAMYLIGNFITPNFPDEIKDKMGFFQFPIIDPTVGVAEDAPMDTLHIPAKAKNKEDARKYLAFMARPENQTKINKALLQIPPNKKAKAEDNEFLNKGVAMLGSASGTAQFYDRDTDPAMAKAGMKGFQEFMVHPDRLDKILKGLEKTRQRTFK from the coding sequence ATGATGAGTAAACTAAAACAATGTGGTCAAGCCTTAGCGCTAGCTACTTTAATTGGTGGCTATGCTAACGCTGGCGAACTGATTATTAACTCTGACGCTTCTGACCCTGCACCTAAAGCCGCATTTGCAGAAATCATTGCTGAATTTGAAAAAGAGTACCCAGACATTAAAGTGAAGTACAACTTGTACGATCACGAAGCCTACAAAACTACCATTCGTAACTGGCTAGTAACCTCGCCGCCAGATGTTGTGCACTGGTATGCAGGTAACCGTATGAAAGCCTTTGTTGATAAGGGCTTGTTTGAAGATGTGAGTGACCTTTGGCAACAAAACGATATGGCTGCAGACTTTGCAACGGCAGCGCCAGCAATGACCATTGACGGTAAGCAATGGGGTGTTCCTTACACCTATTACCAGTGGGGCATTTACTACCGCAAAGACATTTTCGAAAAATATGACATCGAAGAACCCTACTTATGGGAAGAGTTAGTTGAGGCGTCTAAAATTCTTAAAGAGAATGGCGTAGCGCCTATCGCTATTGGTACTAAGTACCTATGGACAGCCGCTGGTTGGTTCGACTACATGAACTTGCGTGTGAATGGTTTAGACTTCCACATGGAGTTAATGGACGGCAAGGTGCCTTACACCGATCCACGTGTTGTCAAAACCATGGAAAAATGGAAAGAGATGATTGAACCTGGTTACTTCCTAGAGAACCACGCATCATACTCTTGGCAAGAAGCACAACCATTCTTGTACAACGGCGACGCAGCCATGTACTTAATTGGTAACTTCATTACTCCTAACTTCCCAGATGAAATTAAAGATAAAATGGGCTTCTTCCAGTTCCCAATTATCGACCCAACCGTGGGTGTGGCAGAAGATGCGCCAATGGATACCTTACATATTCCAGCTAAAGCCAAAAACAAAGAAGATGCTCGTAAATACCTAGCGTTTATGGCTCGTCCTGAGAATCAAACTAAGATCAACAAAGCCTTGTTACAAATTCCACCTAACAAGAAAGCAAAAGCAGAAGACAATGAGTTCTTAAATAAAGGTGTGGCAATGTTAGGTTCGGCATCCGGTACTGCGCAGTTTTATGATCGCGATACTGATCCAGCAATGGCTAAAGCAGGTATGAAGGGCTTCCAAGAATTTATGGTACACCCTGATCGCCTAGACAAGATTTTGAAAGGTCTTGAAAAAACGCGTCAGCGTACTTTTAAATAA
- a CDS encoding carbohydrate ABC transporter permease, with translation MYPRPIEKASAFTNISYRVALPISIVLWLLPLLAVMATSVRSLNDINQGNYWGWPSEWMLIENYTQVFTSTPMFQYLMNSLIITLPAVAGCVALSTMAGFALAKYNFKANIWIFATFIAGNFVPFQILMIPVRDLTIQFGLYDTHWALILFHVAFQTGFCTLFMRNFIVGLPTELIESARVEGVSEFKIFWHIVLPLVKPATAALAVLVFTFIWNDFFWALVLVQSDEVRPVTAGLSALQGQWLASWQLISAGAVVAALPPVILFFTMQRHFIAGLTLGATKG, from the coding sequence ATGTACCCACGTCCTATAGAAAAGGCGTCTGCCTTCACCAACATTAGCTACCGTGTGGCATTGCCCATTTCGATTGTATTGTGGCTACTGCCATTGCTAGCTGTAATGGCAACCTCGGTGCGCTCGCTTAACGATATTAACCAAGGTAATTACTGGGGCTGGCCAAGTGAGTGGATGTTAATTGAAAACTACACTCAGGTATTTACTTCAACGCCGATGTTCCAGTACCTGATGAATAGCTTAATCATTACTCTGCCCGCAGTAGCGGGTTGTGTAGCCTTGTCTACCATGGCGGGGTTTGCCCTGGCTAAATACAACTTTAAAGCCAACATTTGGATCTTTGCTACCTTTATCGCGGGTAACTTTGTGCCGTTTCAGATTTTGATGATCCCGGTGCGCGATTTAACCATTCAGTTTGGTTTATACGATACTCACTGGGCGCTTATTTTATTCCATGTGGCCTTTCAAACAGGGTTTTGTACCTTGTTCATGCGTAACTTTATTGTTGGCTTACCTACTGAGTTGATTGAGTCTGCGCGGGTAGAAGGCGTAAGTGAATTTAAGATTTTTTGGCACATTGTATTGCCATTGGTAAAACCGGCTACAGCGGCGTTAGCGGTACTGGTGTTTACCTTTATATGGAACGATTTTTTCTGGGCCTTGGTACTGGTACAAAGCGATGAAGTGCGACCAGTTACCGCCGGTCTCAGTGCGTTGCAAGGTCAGTGGTTGGCATCATGGCAGTTGATCTCAGCTGGCGCGGTAGTAGCGGCCTTACCTCCGGTCATACTATTTTTTACCATGCAACGTCATTTTATTGCTGGGTTGACCCTCGGGGCAACTAAAGGCTAA
- a CDS encoding sulfite exporter TauE/SafE family protein: MFLSFLLIGAVAGLMSGLFGIGGGLVIVPVLIGSFGAMGFASDSAIHLAIGTSLASIIVTASSASYAHYCRGSIDWQVVNRLGIGLIVGSMVGAWVATQLHADHLSAYFAAFLLFMAAYMAFGRTPKAQRSLPGPVGTGLLGTLVGSISAMFGIGGGTITFPSLSWFGVPAPKAVAISAVCGLPIALVGTISYIYNGWHVAELPSWSLGYVYLPAWCGIVLTSSIFARLGSRLAYRLPARRLKQAFALLLLVMAIKLLTE, translated from the coding sequence ATGTTTTTAAGCTTTCTGCTCATTGGCGCAGTGGCCGGTTTGATGTCGGGACTGTTTGGTATTGGTGGCGGTCTTGTCATTGTGCCGGTGTTAATTGGTAGCTTTGGCGCCATGGGCTTTGCCAGTGATTCCGCTATTCATCTCGCCATTGGCACATCTTTAGCTTCTATTATTGTTACCGCTAGTAGCGCCAGCTATGCCCATTACTGCAGAGGTTCTATTGACTGGCAAGTGGTTAATCGCTTAGGCATTGGACTGATTGTTGGCTCAATGGTTGGTGCTTGGGTGGCCACGCAATTACACGCTGATCACTTAAGTGCTTACTTTGCAGCCTTCTTATTGTTTATGGCCGCATACATGGCGTTTGGCAGAACTCCCAAGGCGCAGAGAAGCTTACCAGGGCCGGTTGGCACGGGGCTGCTGGGTACGCTGGTTGGAAGTATTTCGGCAATGTTTGGAATTGGCGGTGGCACCATTACTTTCCCTAGCCTTAGTTGGTTTGGTGTGCCAGCGCCAAAAGCTGTGGCTATTTCTGCCGTGTGTGGGCTACCGATTGCGCTGGTAGGTACTATTTCTTATATCTACAACGGTTGGCATGTTGCTGAGCTACCAAGTTGGAGCCTAGGTTATGTGTATTTGCCTGCGTGGTGCGGCATAGTATTAACTAGCTCTATTTTTGCTCGCTTAGGCAGCCGTTTGGCTTACCGTTTGCCCGCGCGACGACTAAAACAAGCCTTTGCGCTGTTGTTGCTAGTGATGGCCATTAAATTGCTCACAGAATAG
- a CDS encoding ABC transporter ATP-binding protein → MADIKLTGLVKRYAKIETIHGVDLDIKHGEFVVFVGPSGCGKSTLLRMIAGLEDISDGQLSIDNQVVNNVDPAERGVAMVFQSYALYPHMTVAENMGFGMKMNGVEKAEIDKRVNLAAKTLQMENLLQRTPKELSGGQRQRVAIGRAIVRDPRVFLFDEPLSNLDAELRVEMRLQIAKLHKELQTTMVYVTHDQVEAMTLADKIVVLRAGNIEQVGSPLELYNYPENLFVAGFIGSPKMNFMPCKVHALQGDQADIQLADGQHINITVRDNSVAVGEELKLGIRPEHLRLDETGELKLSFKNEVSERLGNATYLFGQLGDIDGIKVHVNGDHQVARYTDITLSCELSECYLFNHADEAVRVYNKTAE, encoded by the coding sequence ATGGCAGATATAAAACTTACCGGCTTAGTGAAACGCTACGCCAAAATTGAAACGATTCACGGCGTTGACTTAGATATTAAACACGGAGAGTTTGTAGTATTTGTTGGGCCCTCGGGCTGCGGTAAGTCTACCCTACTACGTATGATCGCGGGTCTAGAAGATATTTCAGATGGCCAATTAAGCATTGATAATCAAGTGGTTAACAATGTTGACCCAGCTGAGCGCGGCGTCGCAATGGTATTCCAATCTTATGCCCTATACCCACACATGACCGTGGCCGAAAACATGGGTTTTGGCATGAAGATGAATGGCGTAGAGAAAGCCGAAATCGACAAACGCGTGAACCTTGCAGCAAAAACCTTGCAGATGGAAAACTTGTTACAAAGAACCCCAAAAGAACTCTCTGGCGGACAACGTCAACGAGTTGCAATTGGTCGTGCGATCGTTCGTGATCCTCGGGTTTTTCTTTTTGATGAACCTCTTTCTAACCTTGATGCTGAATTGCGGGTGGAAATGCGTTTACAAATCGCCAAGCTGCATAAAGAACTGCAAACCACCATGGTTTATGTAACCCATGACCAAGTAGAAGCAATGACCTTAGCCGACAAAATTGTGGTTTTGCGTGCTGGTAATATTGAGCAAGTAGGTTCACCGCTTGAGCTTTATAACTACCCAGAGAACCTGTTTGTTGCAGGCTTTATCGGCTCACCTAAAATGAACTTCATGCCTTGTAAAGTTCATGCCTTGCAAGGCGACCAAGCCGATATTCAATTGGCCGATGGACAGCACATTAATATTACTGTGCGTGATAATAGTGTCGCAGTTGGGGAAGAACTTAAGCTAGGTATTCGCCCTGAGCACCTGCGCTTAGATGAAACAGGTGAACTCAAACTTAGCTTCAAAAATGAAGTGAGCGAGCGCCTCGGTAATGCGACTTATCTATTTGGCCAACTCGGCGATATTGATGGAATTAAAGTACACGTGAATGGCGACCATCAAGTTGCGCGCTACACCGACATTACGCTGAGCTGCGAACTGTCTGAATGCTACCTGTTCAACCATGCCGATGAAGCGGTTCGCGTTTATAATAAAACGGCTGAGTAA
- a CDS encoding TIGR02922 family protein, translated as MKVTMLYYDEDNPLLLQQQVLSGLNQSSKGRVIIPNEDKVGKIIIAILDGEVKVLNSLGDRAFAAFDLEKQIAFEGDS; from the coding sequence ATGAAAGTAACCATGCTTTATTACGATGAGGATAACCCGCTGTTGTTACAACAACAGGTATTGTCGGGGCTAAACCAAAGTAGCAAAGGCCGAGTGATTATTCCTAATGAAGACAAAGTAGGTAAGATAATTATCGCCATTCTCGATGGCGAGGTGAAAGTACTTAACTCTCTAGGAGACCGTGCTTTTGCGGCTTTTGATTTAGAAAAACAAATTGCCTTTGAAGGTGACTCTTAA
- the leuA gene encoding 2-isopropylmalate synthase yields the protein MSQFNHTKYSSFKPVVLANRQWPNNSINQAPQWCSVDLRDGNQALIEPMSVEQKQRLFALLIKLGFKEIEVGFPAASTTDYDFVRWLIETNQIPGDVSIQVLTQARPALISRTFEALKGAKNAIVHLYNSTSKVQRDKVFKLDKAGIIDIAVQGAKELQKHADCYPQTNWQFQYSPESFTGTELDFAVDICNAVVAEWRPKAQQKIILNLPATVEMSTPNVYADQIEWFIQHIAHRQNIIISQHTHNDRGCGIAAAELGQLAGADRVEGTLLGNGERTGNMDIVTMAMNLYSQGIDPKLDLADIDEIVQVVKFCTQLPVHPRHPYVGELVFTAFSGSHQDAIKKCLDIQQADQHWDVAYLPIDPADLGRDYQEVIRINSQSGKGGIAYILDKDYGIQLPRWALIEFSAIVQADAEQSGEEIGPEKIWSLFQNHYLKQPQGYQLANYQVNYQAQEQIQVLIERQQQRCDIQAIGNGALAAFVVGLEAEFDQQIEVLDYNEHALSKGAEAEAVCYIEAKIAGKRYLGVAIDKDILTASLKAVLCAFNQQLITQEQGQAQPA from the coding sequence ATGTCTCAGTTTAATCACACTAAATACTCTTCGTTTAAGCCCGTTGTCTTAGCAAATCGCCAATGGCCAAATAACAGCATTAATCAAGCCCCCCAGTGGTGTAGCGTAGATTTGCGCGATGGTAACCAAGCGCTAATCGAGCCAATGTCGGTAGAACAAAAGCAACGTTTGTTTGCACTATTAATCAAACTTGGTTTTAAAGAGATTGAAGTGGGCTTTCCGGCAGCTTCCACCACTGACTATGACTTTGTACGCTGGCTAATTGAAACTAATCAAATTCCTGGTGACGTGTCGATTCAGGTATTAACTCAAGCGCGACCAGCCTTGATCTCTCGTACTTTTGAGGCTTTAAAGGGGGCTAAGAATGCCATTGTGCATTTGTACAACTCCACCTCTAAGGTGCAGCGCGATAAGGTATTTAAGTTAGATAAAGCCGGCATTATAGATATTGCCGTGCAAGGCGCTAAAGAGCTGCAAAAACATGCCGACTGTTATCCACAAACCAATTGGCAATTTCAGTATTCTCCCGAGAGTTTTACTGGCACTGAATTAGACTTTGCGGTAGATATTTGCAATGCAGTAGTGGCTGAATGGCGCCCTAAAGCACAACAGAAAATCATCCTTAATTTGCCCGCCACCGTTGAGATGTCGACACCCAATGTATATGCCGACCAAATAGAATGGTTTATTCAGCATATTGCCCATCGCCAAAACATTATTATTAGCCAGCATACTCACAATGACCGAGGTTGTGGCATAGCCGCTGCAGAGCTTGGACAATTGGCTGGAGCCGACCGTGTAGAAGGCACCTTGCTAGGCAATGGCGAACGTACCGGCAATATGGACATTGTTACCATGGCTATGAACCTTTATAGCCAAGGAATCGATCCTAAATTGGATTTAGCCGACATAGACGAAATTGTACAAGTAGTGAAGTTTTGCACCCAATTGCCGGTTCATCCTCGCCACCCTTATGTGGGCGAACTTGTATTTACCGCTTTCTCGGGTAGTCACCAAGACGCGATTAAGAAATGCTTAGATATTCAACAAGCCGATCAACATTGGGATGTAGCCTACTTACCGATAGACCCGGCTGATTTAGGCCGCGATTATCAAGAAGTGATCCGCATTAACAGCCAATCAGGTAAAGGTGGCATCGCCTATATCCTCGATAAGGATTACGGCATCCAATTACCTCGGTGGGCCTTGATTGAATTTAGCGCAATAGTCCAAGCAGATGCAGAGCAAAGTGGCGAAGAGATTGGCCCTGAAAAAATTTGGTCTCTATTCCAAAACCACTATTTGAAGCAACCTCAAGGTTACCAGTTAGCCAATTACCAAGTTAACTACCAAGCACAAGAGCAGATCCAAGTCCTTATTGAGCGCCAGCAACAACGCTGCGATATTCAAGCCATTGGCAACGGCGCTTTAGCCGCATTTGTAGTTGGTTTAGAGGCAGAGTTCGACCAGCAAATTGAAGTACTCGACTATAACGAGCATGCATTAAGTAAAGGTGCGGAAGCAGAAGCGGTGTGTTACATAGAAGCCAAAATTGCCGGTAAACGCTACTTAGGTGTAGCTATTGATAAAGACATATTAACCGCCAGCCTTAAAGCCGTATTGTGTGCGTTTAATCAGCAGCTGATTACTCAAGAGCAAGGCCAAGCTCAACCAGCCTAA
- a CDS encoding FKBP-type peptidyl-prolyl cis-trans isomerase, producing MKVAKDTVVRFEYTLHETDGALLESTNGEAVAYLHGHKSMIPAIEEGLEGKEAGAEVALSLAPENGYGVRNEEAVERISVKHLQGAKNWKAGMPAVVQTEQGPRQVTVIKVGKFMATIDTNHPYAGKHLDFAIKLVEVRAASEEEISHGHAHGAGGHQH from the coding sequence ATGAAAGTTGCTAAAGACACAGTGGTTCGTTTTGAATATACCTTACACGAAACCGATGGAGCTCTATTAGAGAGCACTAATGGCGAAGCTGTAGCTTATTTACATGGGCACAAGTCGATGATCCCTGCCATTGAAGAGGGCTTAGAAGGTAAAGAGGCCGGCGCTGAAGTAGCCCTGAGTTTAGCACCAGAAAATGGCTACGGTGTGCGTAATGAAGAAGCAGTAGAGCGCATTTCTGTTAAGCACTTACAGGGTGCTAAAAACTGGAAAGCGGGCATGCCAGCAGTGGTGCAAACAGAGCAGGGGCCGCGCCAGGTTACAGTGATTAAAGTGGGTAAGTTTATGGCCACTATCGATACTAATCACCCCTATGCAGGCAAACACTTAGACTTTGCGATTAAGCTAGTGGAAGTGCGTGCAGCCAGCGAAGAAGAAATTTCTCATGGCCACGCCCATGGTGCAGGTGGCCATCAACACTAA
- a CDS encoding D-2-hydroxyacid dehydrogenase codes for MQITIVTPQAQRYVEALSPCFPQCQWFYAEDAHSLKQVGLASEVLLATPSEAAKIISQMTNLRWLHSSFAGVDALLQAHLPKHYLLTNSRGVFGPLMSEYVFSYLLAHVQLHPVYQTQQQQCLWQPQSSQGLQGETFCCVGSGNISQHLARTAAHFGMRPVALSYSGKAKAPFAQVANFKQHQQLCPSAKAVVAVLPNTPKTRGLLNAEFFASLADDVVFFNVGRGDTLDQDALLNFLQAKPTAKAILDVTSPEPLPSNHPLWSQTNCTITPHIAAPSRVSDIIELFASKLQHYLAGEELSDRVDFAKGY; via the coding sequence ATGCAAATTACCATTGTAACTCCTCAAGCTCAGCGGTATGTCGAGGCTTTAAGCCCGTGTTTCCCTCAATGCCAATGGTTTTATGCCGAAGATGCGCACAGCCTAAAACAGGTGGGTTTGGCAAGTGAAGTTCTATTAGCCACACCTAGCGAAGCTGCTAAAATTATTTCGCAGATGACAAACTTGCGGTGGTTACACTCTAGCTTTGCCGGAGTCGACGCGCTATTACAAGCTCACCTGCCTAAGCACTACTTGCTTACAAATAGCCGTGGTGTATTTGGCCCTTTGATGAGCGAATATGTATTTTCTTACTTACTTGCCCACGTTCAGCTGCACCCCGTTTACCAAACACAACAGCAGCAATGCTTATGGCAGCCGCAATCTAGCCAAGGCTTGCAAGGAGAAACATTTTGCTGTGTAGGCAGCGGCAATATTAGCCAGCACCTTGCTCGCACCGCCGCTCATTTTGGTATGCGCCCAGTAGCCTTAAGTTATAGCGGTAAAGCTAAAGCGCCTTTTGCCCAAGTCGCTAACTTTAAGCAGCACCAACAGCTATGTCCCAGTGCCAAAGCGGTGGTAGCCGTATTGCCCAATACGCCTAAGACACGAGGTTTATTAAACGCTGAATTTTTTGCCAGCTTAGCCGACGACGTAGTGTTTTTTAATGTTGGCCGTGGCGACACCTTAGACCAAGATGCCTTACTTAACTTTTTACAGGCTAAGCCCACAGCTAAAGCCATTTTAGATGTTACTAGCCCAGAACCTTTGCCAAGTAACCATCCTCTTTGGTCGCAAACTAACTGTACTATTACCCCTCATATTGCAGCGCCAAGTCGAGTGAGCGATATCATCGAACTGTTTGCGAGTAAATTGCAGCACTATTTAGCAGGGGAAGAGTTAAGCGATAGAGTCGATTTTGCAAAGGGGTATTAG
- a CDS encoding TM2 domain-containing protein has protein sequence MLNREQVEQQQEQLREQIALLPQEQRKRFYQRWQNQVKDPDSYAVLNYLLLAGLHHFYLGKWLRGAVNLLISILAILLVVLGAGLLGLGLLVAITIVELPALFRSELVVLDYNNQQMQQLLEQVKSA, from the coding sequence ATGTTAAACCGCGAGCAGGTCGAGCAACAGCAAGAGCAATTGCGAGAGCAAATTGCTCTGTTGCCTCAAGAGCAACGCAAGCGTTTTTATCAGCGCTGGCAAAATCAGGTTAAAGATCCCGACAGTTACGCAGTGCTTAACTACCTGTTATTGGCTGGCTTGCATCATTTTTATTTGGGGAAATGGCTACGTGGTGCGGTTAATTTACTGATATCAATACTTGCAATACTACTGGTAGTTTTAGGCGCAGGGCTGCTTGGTTTAGGCTTATTAGTGGCAATTACAATAGTAGAACTGCCTGCTCTATTTCGCTCCGAATTAGTGGTGCTAGATTATAACAACCAACAAATGCAGCAATTATTAGAGCAGGTTAAATCGGCTTAA
- a CDS encoding PLDc N-terminal domain-containing protein: protein MSLLLAITILVCDVFAIVKIIKSSAEVGRKYLWVFLICLLPLAGFLLWLVKGPKD, encoded by the coding sequence ATGTCGTTACTGTTAGCTATCACCATTTTGGTGTGTGATGTATTTGCCATCGTAAAAATCATAAAAAGTAGCGCTGAAGTAGGGCGTAAGTATTTGTGGGTATTTTTGATTTGCTTGCTGCCATTGGCAGGCTTTTTACTGTGGTTAGTTAAAGGGCCAAAAGATTAA
- a CDS encoding sirohydrochlorin chelatase, with amino-acid sequence MKALLVVAHGSRRPQSNQEVVELAKQLAEKLSHYSQVHAAFLELVEPTIPQQIERCYQAGAKQITLYPHFLAAGTHVVNDLPRIIEQATSEHPDLNIELLPHLGGFDGLAEYISQAL; translated from the coding sequence ATGAAAGCCTTATTGGTCGTGGCACACGGAAGCCGCCGTCCTCAATCAAATCAAGAAGTGGTTGAGCTGGCAAAACAGTTGGCTGAAAAGCTAAGTCATTACTCTCAAGTACATGCCGCTTTTTTGGAATTGGTTGAGCCTACTATTCCGCAACAAATAGAACGTTGTTACCAGGCTGGCGCTAAACAAATAACCTTATATCCGCACTTTTTAGCTGCTGGTACCCATGTGGTGAACGATCTGCCACGTATTATCGAGCAAGCCACTAGCGAACACCCAGACCTAAATATAGAGCTGTTGCCGCATTTGGGGGGCTTTGATGGCTTGGCCGAGTATATTAGCCAAGCGCTCTAG
- a CDS encoding YjaG family protein, producing MLTPCDIDRLAQLSSKQQSLYCLALCQRMAPNYLLFCQAVELEHDSDFNKLLSLFWESALHPKTKINFSAQRERFDSLIPDPQSYDMYGVYPALDCCVVVECLFNALLEPTGQEAEQASQTSLASVLSLLELQFGEQTEQEILAQDLVIQELAFQSELLDLIEQLELGKASMQALKTLAVNQGVSNLGICLEDNA from the coding sequence ATGCTTACCCCTTGTGATATCGACCGTTTAGCCCAGTTAAGTAGTAAGCAACAATCACTTTATTGTTTAGCTTTATGCCAACGCATGGCGCCAAACTACTTATTGTTTTGCCAAGCTGTAGAGCTGGAACACGACAGTGACTTTAACAAATTACTCAGTCTATTTTGGGAAAGCGCCCTTCATCCTAAAACCAAAATTAACTTTTCTGCTCAGCGTGAGCGCTTTGATAGCTTAATCCCAGACCCACAGAGTTACGACATGTATGGCGTTTATCCTGCCTTAGATTGTTGTGTGGTGGTGGAGTGCTTATTTAATGCTTTACTTGAACCAACTGGTCAAGAAGCTGAACAAGCTAGTCAAACCTCATTAGCTAGTGTTTTAAGCTTGTTAGAGCTGCAATTTGGAGAACAAACAGAACAAGAGATCTTGGCGCAAGATTTAGTGATACAAGAGTTGGCTTTTCAAAGTGAATTACTTGACCTAATTGAGCAACTTGAACTAGGCAAAGCATCTATGCAAGCCTTGAAAACGCTGGCTGTTAACCAAGGTGTTAGCAATTTAGGGATCTGTTTAGAAGACAATGCTTAA